A DNA window from uncultured Methanoregula sp. contains the following coding sequences:
- a CDS encoding nucleotidyltransferase family protein codes for MGSNRQDILASLKKLKREVTQEYFVKTIGVFGSVARSEQTDESDIDLLVEFSKPVGFVTFMRLENFLSEQLGARVDLVTSDSLKPVIRQNVLAEVIYV; via the coding sequence ATGGGATCCAACCGGCAGGATATCCTCGCCTCACTGAAAAAATTAAAACGTGAAGTTACACAGGAATATTTTGTCAAGACAATCGGGGTATTCGGTTCGGTTGCCCGGAGCGAGCAGACGGACGAGAGCGATATCGATCTGCTGGTGGAGTTCTCAAAACCGGTGGGTTTTGTTACCTTCATGAGGCTTGAGAATTTCCTCTCTGAACAACTGGGGGCACGGGTGGACCTGGTAACTTCAGATTCACTGAAACCGGTGATCCGGCAGAATGTGCTTGCTGAGGTCATCTATGTCTGA